The Deinococcus radiotolerans DNA segment TCAGGGTGGGCAGGATCAGGTGCCGGGGGTCCGTGGCGAGTGTGCCCTGTGTCACCATCACCACGGGCCGGGTGGCCGCCTGCACCTCCGGCCACCACGCGGGGAGCGCCCGGCCGGGCGCCTCTGGAATCAGGGGCCCGATGAACTGCAGGTGCGGTGGCAGGTCACTGCGGGGGTACTCGAACGCGGGCACGGTGGGCTGCAGCATCAGGCTGGGCGCCACCGGCGGCGCGAAGGCCCGCCCGGGCAGGCCCAGCCGGCGGCACAGGGCGGAAAGGTCGCGTGAGACGGGCGCGAACAGCAGGCGCGTGCCCCAGGTGAGGATGCGGTTGCGTAGCGGGCCCAGCGCCGATCGGGCGGGCGGCACGCCCAGTCCGAACGGCGCGGTGTCGCGGCTCGGAATGCCCAGTGGCAGGACGCCCAGCAGCGCGCAGGGTGGACCACCGAGCTCCTCGTGCAGCAGGGCCGCCGCGACCGTCTGATCCGCCAGGACCACGTCATGCGGCCACGTGCGCGCCAGCTCCCGGAGATCCTGCAGTTGTCCTTCAATCTGCCCGACGAAGATGTGCTGGACATCGAACAGCAGCTGCCGCAGGCCGCGCCGCTCATCCCGGCCTGGAAAGGCGGCACCGAACGCGGCGTCATCGTAGTCGCGGGCGTGAACGAAGGGCTCCCAGGGTGCGCCCGCTGCCTCAGCGTGCGCGGCGTACTTGCGCCCGGTGTACCAGCGCACTGCGTGCCCGCGCGCGCGCAGTTCCCGCACGACCGGCGCCAGCGGCAGGACGTGCCCGGCAAT contains these protein-coding regions:
- a CDS encoding glycosyltransferase is translated as MARILIASQPIAGHVLPLAPVVRELRARGHAVRWYTGRKYAAHAEAAGAPWEPFVHARDYDDAAFGAAFPGRDERRGLRQLLFDVQHIFVGQIEGQLQDLRELARTWPHDVVLADQTVAAALLHEELGGPPCALLGVLPLGIPSRDTAPFGLGVPPARSALGPLRNRILTWGTRLLFAPVSRDLSALCRRLGLPGRAFAPPVAPSLMLQPTVPAFEYPRSDLPPHLQFIGPLIPEAPGRALPAWWPEVQAATRPVVMVTQGTLATDPRHLILPTLNALEGEDVLVIAAGVRPEDLPGPPPPNARVTPFVPFSQVLPHVSVYVSNGGYGGVQQALTSGVPCVVGGGSEDKVEVAARVAHAGVGVNLKTARPTPEQVRRAVRRVLQDDRVRNRAAAMGAELRAHDAPREAADLIERLLPGTGRA